In one Plasmodium reichenowi strain SY57 chromosome 7, whole genome shotgun sequence genomic region, the following are encoded:
- a CDS encoding putative membrane protein (conserved Plasmodium membrane protein, unknown function) — MKNTSTTDSWDETSAVLDDLSRINQKKKQNEPLKIRKEYNIINTCSRQDKEYDIVTEGNMKRHNIIGNTTEYNDKNVCDIYHNMNNNINNKINVCIHHNNNIKNLEKDIFPNSSSYVNMNEYNNKIKKKTYKGCPYYLSKETCKENIIKLNKKMNDVLTKVIKAYKESNNKKMYLSKIFELKYINCIFIFMFLSLLIIFTSMNEYTGIILSLLLLSISIELKYTKSYMSLLNSLLSLILISIISIIISSNIKTEQDTHPIMNSYPNLSRKQINNNMEDTYKNKIVDNSNNQINKDLLIVQSVISFVYSFLLFIYMCAIRTIKSYKTQHIWIYNNIIHMFNFFDVFMIFSFSILAFFFIFICLNSISFIITSTILFISSLCTYFFHKYSNVAIVIFQSMTLLANCIMSYIYFYNISKKGILYDMKSDHMSTNSNIRNAQTRSFDLFTFEDKIILFYMILISLFLIFHLMYILFIFLSKENNFTKLFTERKVYYYNIYPYYEKKNVKTQHHRTNNGDYHLNQKDNELSFKYEKYVLCVDDDKRITNAYRKYSKQIDINIKKYTYNELHMFKHILLSSLVKYKQTQKVYSKQELLLKEKANKEIYEQKYYNESNKSNEMENVQKGVYIKNKRSNLKNSSSLNNNNENNNDKVRTNYINKRNDIKLQSLHHKHTNVNHINYDKYKNINTNVCKNTNNNLFSKKKSSDDFILYINDEFTQDSSSSFIYSSTHKTSEENISESNSYISYNIHKDSYEQEKKDLLRTQYISNSNRNIIKPKESYINKSINFLLTNISKLQSERKESNPKKKKNKKEKHLLKNKNFYLISCEESNYYTISLFTTKYTYIIEKLLEHYEEISFYLHKKNYFINLLEKNKLNHKPIGANQEESKDKLVLSHNNNEKNNFINDLNIHQDENLCIEKNDCNKNMNEYKSNKAYNMDKDSEQKKKKKLITSPLKINNDFIFNDITLSYIKNKIHSNIHIHNDLSFITSFEHNNKNMYKPCDHMVSNDSTEKNKHDNNFLKHNEDNCSIFMLKSNKCNSVVSNYSSEFVKIPLYAPSLYAPALYTPALYAPALYTPPFLSSSCVSPSCVSPSCVSSSGLLSPSCLLSPHMSFNENTKREENNFWYYYPGIISRIYKEWIQCKKLDVKKFNNDFYYLLSADSNKLKGFLKSNYLQEETKNKEDNTSNNNNNNNANCDNNNNNINFEYSCEYDKKRKNKLFDISEVVNNYPYIVNKMKNNLYSSTFTYSSFIKDDHNINSNHINSFNTIINNFLNDANIFDSFYYYLLTNKSISYNVFEDSTYIKQYLSSLYYNNTEEFVEEIKFIWDDPKPYIEKENIQLPNDHTINEHKHDDKNDLIKNDNIYNNLYDNLYDNYYDNYYDTFYENFVKDNFPFIKINTTSTLPQTNKHTHKESVEDTEIHKKNNYTKKCLTLMNMEESVYRKHKNSCEDEMNIKNDNTHNLNDLLKYAESLIEERKNIQTHEKDKTEYEPELNITQNDNHISDINNIDEFLSNFIKNYMSNKKDNTQTFHHHQKEKYRNKEEENLQNNNHHTEYLKNLQHLCSHIKQNIDQQYEINNAYDVISNDKENISNNLSSRNTPKVKDINKNYSIHKLEECIGKEKKMEQDKDQKGNEQNEQNEQNEQNEQNEQNEQNEQNEQNEQNEQNEQNKDSKQKCKLYNSYISAHSNDINIIKDKQGEPINYLRKNKINDNSYDIQDIEDMSYNSLKKYINDEIKNCNYKNTKLYSLNNVNKDKDTKLIYTNIEKNSLIQKNIENIQKNYHINVDNPLLNIDKSILYNNYINMNVQTKEKCKLIKKDDKNRFNKNMKSIKERNHSNNNVNQKNQIFPKGNNLINNNIKLFPKEEEEESNKTRELNLDIIDDIKKKFSRHDNIQHLNYLTNIEYDHTVEQNIYTNDKYIHEIQNVEFNNVYDKNINRKKVQTFCIHSNEIKGNENDEKNDEKNDEKDDEKHDEKYDEKHDEKDEENQKNDSTLCDDQNKGRDIKNDNHYDHDEYENLFGYNTEDMKKIEEKINMFYNYSNDEHKDFYDIDEKKKKKEILYELKKYLASSQNKKQLQNYSPTGIDFLEYINKYLNSNNNMYDINIYNEIICTNEKGQSQINVQKKAHDDKSQNKYDPHNDQNDNNNNNNNNNNNNNNNNNYYYYYLEDNKNKFCHVLENEKEKSTYSSHQIYDEHTENSFTLHNIINNKKLIKNAIFNFDNIDNIDNVNNLNKKHNNNIHMSKGRENLNKTLLKKKEEYNIIKGISQNIQDDQIRGKENFDDINYISNENVKKESELKNGIPYNKKYDKTNDMIEYMFEKHRDIKEKSPSNKIRQNKDIKHKHIIEYSSQNNHNSNSHSNRHSSSHSNYQGDIHIKKIELSSIINKNKENDSMESLKSYQNNNKLDSGKKKKELICHINLLNNKNEIQPKEKIYKPNKNIFNSIYGFYQTESDVSSLTENEKKNIIIGQEQFYESFVYNNIPSMDSTKKNYIYKFNNQNDEESIKEQKYDNPEEINSFNISKDHNIEATDISTNKNIINNNIKEDNNILHLNKFKNILTNQNNSYKNLEYPNMENKKYKESETYIQNKDIYDKLKTKQNNIEETKNTNFINYEIYKCSIDNDRKKNKKALLNEMLPMYHLKGRYHSNDDIEKRQNYYLSKKYEKMREENFNETPYELSNNSNYVINTNRYNTKNANYNIRGMSLNSYFTEKKNINEHINENKINHLKNINSLYKNLESNIQRQVSNNIIFGSNYSKYYKNINSEEFKNTYRQTYNYLYKHYNYREPLKKSISLQQKIHTNINDNTKCKENEKQKYIYTQKNNFSFDFLRQNHYNIINNNHQQENEQDQCRRKKQNRYYDYIEKEKKKYIYHSDYIQHFNNIINTYSWSNDNHIYIHQNKNQKKKKKSYISTVSTQDNDSDQSNFSSLVKDVFQNNSDSYISSNDINHNSTIQKKKKKQTFKTQLSKNNLQHLFNQYNKNKKIKKSNKHDQNNLNSLETIKTIQTNSKESFLQLIQEANIFPSITIQNNNNNNNNNEKNIYIPNLNKETQSKNISYPEQKKKIPDLDNYINNNTNHYDDFSDNYEHILNTSTNTDISDHVDFNQSNKNNFINKTKNEHEEHFNQYQKKQPKNSHIYGNMKKYKSLNDASYQNNQTKYEIIDIQKKQELQKNASAIKQDSNRHSHNIYNYQSVDYHYINEHNNNNKYYTRSISHESQFKENKNIHIKRNRRNNSIHMKLNDTSNQQLINNSNNHKNTHNSSSIISFN, encoded by the coding sequence ATGAAAAATACCAGCACCACCGACTCGTGGGATGAGACCTCAGCTGTTCTAGATGATTTATCACGTATTAatcaaaagaaaaaacaaaatgaacCCTTGAAAATTagaaaagaatataatatcataaatACATGTAGTCGTCAGGATAAAGAATACGATATTGTAACGGAGGGTAATATGAAAAGACATAATATCATAGGGAATACAACAGAATATAACGACAAGAATGTATGTGATATATACcataatatgaataataatataaataataagatcaatgtatgtatacatcataataataatataaaaaacttagaaaaagatatatttcCTAATAGTTCATCTTATgtaaatatgaatgaatataataataaaataaaaaaaaaaacatataaagGATGTCCTTATTATTTGTCTAAAGAAACATGTAAAGAGAATatcataaaattaaataaaaaaatgaatgatGTGTTAACAAAGGTAATAAAAGCATATAAAgaatcaaataataaaaaaatgtatttatcgaaaatatttgaattgaaatatattaattgtatttttatatttatgtttttatctttattaatCATATTTACAAGTATGAATGAATACACAGGTAtaattttatctttattattattaagtATTTCTATAgaattaaaatatacaaaatcATATATGTCCTTATTAAATTCTCttttatcattaatattaatatctataatatctattattatatcttcaAATATTAAAACAGAACAAGATACACATCCTATAATGAATAGTTATCCTAATTTATCAAGGAAGCagataaataataatatggaagatacatataaaaataaaattgttgataattcaaataatcAAATTAATAAAGATCTACTCATTGTTCAATCGGTTATTTCTTTTGTGTATTCtttccttttatttatatatatgtgtgcAATACGAACCattaaatcatataaaacACAACACATAtggatatataataatattattcatatgttTAATTTCTTTGACGTATTTATGATCTTCTCCTTTTCAATACTTGCCttcttctttatatttatttgtttgaattcaatttcttttataattacttctacaattctttttattagTAGTTTgtgtacatatttttttcataaatatagTAATGTGGCCATTGTTATATTTCAGAGTATGACGCTGTTAGCAAATTGTATTATGTCCTACatctatttttataacataagtaaaaaaggaatattatatgatatgaAGAGTGATCATATGTCAACAAATAGTAATATTAGAAATGCACAGACGAGATCTTTCGACCTATTTACATTTGAagataaaattatattattctatATGATTCTTATATCactatttttaatatttcatttaatgtatattttatttattttcttatccaaagaaaataattttacaaaattatttacCGAAAGGAAAGTCTACtattacaatatatatccatattacgaaaaaaaaaatgtaaaaacACAACACCACAGAACAAACAACGGAGATTACCATTTGAATCAAAAGGATAATGAACTAAGCTTTAAATATGAGAAATATGTTTTGTGTGtagatgatgataaaagaATAACGAATGCTTATAGGAAATATAGTAAACAAATAgacataaatataaaaaaatatacatataatgaATTACATATGtttaaacatattttattatcatctcTTGTAAAATATAAGCAGACACAAAAGGTATATAGTAAACAAGAActattattaaaagaaaaagcaaacaaagaaatatacgaacaaaaatattacaatgAAAGTAATAAAAGTAATGAAATGGAAAATGTACAAAAAGGCgtatacataaaaaataaaagaagtaatttaaaaaattcatcatcacttaataataataatgaaaataataatgataaagttagaacaaattatataaataaaagaaatgatataaaattacAATCGCTTCATCATAAACATACTAATGTAAACCATattaattatgataaatataaaaatataaacacaAATGTTTGTAAgaatacaaataataatttattttctaaaaaaaaaagttcagacgattttatattatatataaatgacGAATTCACCCAAGACTCTTCTTCctcttttatatatagttCCACACATAAAACATcagaagaaaatatttcaGAATCTAActcatatatatcttataatATACACAAAGATAGTTAtgaacaagaaaaaaaagatcTTTTAAGGAcacaatatatatcaaaCAGTAATcgtaatattataaaaccAAAAGAAagttatattaataaaagcATAAACTTTTTACTAACCaatatttcaaaattaCAAAGCGAAAGAAAAGAATCAaatccaaaaaaaaaaaaaaacaaaaaggaaaagcatttattaaaaaataaaaatttttatttaattagTTGTGAGGAATCgaattattatacaatTTCTTTGTTTACTACAAAATACACTTATATTATAGAGAAATTATTAGAACATTATGAGGAAATctcattttatttacataaaaaaaattattttataaatctattagaaaaaaataaattaaacCACAAACCAATAGGAGCAAACCAAGAGGAATCAAAAGATAAATTGGTTTTAtcacataataataacgaAAAGAATAATTTCATAAATGATCTAAATATTCATCAGGATGAAAACTTATgtattgaaaaaaatgattgtaataaaaacatGAACGAATATAAATCAAACAAAGCATATAATATGGATAAAGATTcagaacaaaaaaaaaaaaaaaaattgataaCGTCCcctttaaaaataaacaatgattttatatttaatgatataacactttcttatataaaaaataaaatacattcCAATATTCATATTCACAATgatttatcttttattacTTCCTTtgaacataataataaaaatatgtataaacCATGTGATCATATGGTAAGTAATGATTCTACTGAGAAAAACAAacatgataataattttttaaaacataatgaagataattgttctatttttatgttGAAATCGAATAAATGTAATTCTGTCGTTAGTAATTATTCTAGCGAATTTGTGAAAATTCCCTTATATGCACCTTCCTTATATGCACCTGCCTTATATACACCTGCCTTATATGCACCTGCCTTATATACACCTCcctttttatcatcatcatgTGTATCACCATCATGTGTATCACCATCATGTGTATCATCATCAGGTTTATTATCACCATCTTGCTTATTATCTCCTCATATGTCATTTAATGAGAATACAAAGagagaagaaaataatttctGGTATTACTATCCTGGAATCATTTCTAGAATATATAAGGAATGGATCCAGTGTAAAAAATTAGATGTAAAGAAGTTTAATAATGATTTCTATTATTTACTTTCAGCTGATTCGAATAAATTGAAGGGGTTCTTAAAAAGTAATTACTTACAAGAAGAAACAAAAAACAAAGAAGATAATACATccaataataataataataataatgcaaattgtgataataataataataatattaatttcGAATATTCATGTGAATATGAcaaaaagagaaaaaataaattatttgatATAAGTGAAGTAGTTAATAATTATCCATATATAgttaataaaatgaaaaataatttatattcatctacatttacatattcctcttttataaaagatgatcataatattaatagtaatcacattaattcttttaatactattattaataatttcttgAATGATGctaatatttttgattCTTTCTATTATTACCTCTTGACTAATAAATCCATATCCTATAATGTATTTGAAGATAGTacttatataaaacaatacTTATCctcattatattataacaacACCGAAGAATTTGTTGAAGAAATTAAATTCATATGGGACGATCCTAAACCTTACatagaaaaagaaaatatacaaCTTCCTAATGATCATACGATAAACGAACACAAACATGAcgataaaaatgatttaataaaaaatgataatatatacaataatttgtatgataatttgtatgataattattatgataattattatgatactttttatgaaaattttgtaaaagataattttccatttataaaaatcaaCACTACTTCTACATTGCCTCAAACCAACAAACATACACATAAAGAAAGTGTTGAAGATACGGAgatacataaaaaaaataattatacaaaaaaatgcTTAACATTAATGAATATGGAAGAATCTGTTTATAGGAAGCATAAAAATTCATGTGAAGAtgaaatgaatataaaaaatgataatactCACAACTTGAATGATCTATTAAAATACGCAGAATCGTTAATAGaagaaaggaaaaatattcaaactcatgaaaaagataaaacAGAATATGAACCTGAACTTAATATAACACAGAATGATAATCATATTTCagatattaataatatagatgaATTTTTAAGCAACTTTatcaaaaattatatgtcTAATAAGAAGGATAACACACAAACgtttcatcatcatcaaaaggaaaaataCCGAAATAAGGAAGAAGAgaatttacaaaataataatcatcatacagaatatttaaaaaatctACAACATTTGTGTTCAcatataaaacaaaatatagACCAACAATATGAAATAAACAATGCTTATGATGTTATTAGTaatgataaagaaaatatttctaATAATTTGTCGTCAAGAAATACTCCTAAGgtaaaagatataaataaaaattatagtATACATAAATTAGAAGAATGTAtaggaaaagaaaagaaaatggAACAGGACAAGGACCAAAAAGGAAATGAACAGaatgaacaaaatgaacagaatgaacaaaatgaacaaaatgaacaaaatgaacaaaatgaacagaatgaacaaaatgaacagaatgaacaaaatgaacaaaataaagataGTAAACAAAAGTgcaaattatataattcttatatatCAGCACATTctaatgatataaatattatcaaGGATAAACAAGGAGAACctattaattatttaagaaaaaataaaataaatgacAACTCATATGATATACAAGATATAGAAGACATGTCATATAATTCacttaaaaaatatattaatgatgaaataaaaaattgtaattataaaaatacaaaacTATATTCTCttaataatgtaaataaagACAAGGACACCAAATTGatttatacaaatatagaaaaaaacTCACTTATTCAGAAAAATATAGAGAATATccaaaaaaattatcatataaatgtaGATAATCCCTTATTAAATATAGACAAAagtattttatataataactacataaatatgaatgtacaaacaaaagaaaaatgtaaactaattaaaaaagatgataaaaatagatttaataaaaatatgaaatctataaaagaaaggaatcattctaataataacgtaaaccaaaaaaatcaaatattTCCAAAAGGTAATAATttgataaataataatataaaattatttccTAAAGAAGAGGAAGAAGAATCTAACAAAACAAGGGAATTAAATTTAGACATTAtagatgatataaaaaaaaaattctcAAGACATGATAATATACAACATCTTAATTATCTAACGAATATTGAGTATGATCATACGGtagaacaaaatatttatacgaatgataaatatatacatgaaATACAAAATGTAGAATTCAACAATgtatatgataaaaatataaatagaaaGAAGGTTCAAACGTTTTGCATACACAGTAACGAAATAAAGggaaatgaaaatgatgaaaaaaatgatgaaaaaaatgatgaaaaagatgatgaaaaacatgatgaaaaatatgatgaaaaacATGATGAAAAGGATGAagaaaatcaaaaaaacGATTCAACATTATGTGATGACCAGAACAAAGGAAGAGATATCAAAAACGACAATCATTATGATCATGATGAATATGAAAACCTTTTTGGTTATAATACAGAAGATATGAAAAAGATTGaggaaaaaattaatatgttttataattattctaatgatgaacataaagatttttatgatattgatgagaaaaaaaaaaaaaaggaaattttatatgaacttaaaaaatatcttGCATCTTCacaaaacaaaaaacaATTACAAAATTATAGTCCTACAGGTATCGATTTCttagaatatataaataaatatttgaatagtaacaataatatgtatgacattaatatatataatgaaataatatgtaCAAATGAAAAAGGACAAAGTCAAATAAATGTTCAAAAAAAAGCACACGATGATAAAtcacaaaataaatatgatcCCCACAATGACCAAAACgacaacaataataataacaataataataacaataataataataataataataattattattattattatcttgaagataataaaaataaattctGTCATGTCTTAGAAAATGAGAAAGAAAAATCTACTTATTCATCCCACCAAATTTATGATGAACATACAGAAAATTCCTTTACCTTACACaacattataaataataaaaaactaataaaaaatgcaatatttaattttgataatatagataatatagataatgttaataatttaaacaaaaaacataataacaatatacATATGAGCAAGGGTAGAGAAAACCTGAATAAAACattgttaaaaaaaaaagaggaatacaatataataaaaggtATTTCACAAAATATACAAGACGATCAAATTAGgggaaaagaaaattttgatgacataaattatattagTAATGAAAATGTTAAAAAGGAAAGTGAACTTAAAAATGGTATtccatataataaaaaatatgataaaacAAATGACATGATCGAATATATGTTTGAAAAACATAGggatataaaagaaaaatcaCCTTCAAATAAGATAAGACAAAACAAGGATATTAAGCATAAACACATAATTGAATATTCTTCAcaaaataatcataatagTAATAGTCATAGTAATAGACATAGTTCTAGTCATAGTAATTATCAAGGTGATATAcacattaaaaaaatagaatTAAGCTCAATtattaataagaataaagaaaatgacTCAATGGAAAGTCTCAAATcatatcaaaataataataaactTGATTcgggaaaaaaaaaaaaagaattaattTGTCATATTAACTTAttaaacaataaaaatgagATACAAccaaaagaaaaaatttataaaccaaataaaaatatattcaattCTATCTATGGATTTTATCAAACAGAATCTGATGTAAGTTCCTTAAcagaaaatgaaaagaaaaatataataatcgGACAGGAGCAATTTTATGAATCCTTTGTTTATAACAATATTCCTAGTATGGATagtacaaaaaaaaattatatatacaaattcAATAATCAAAACGATGAAGAAAGTataaaagaacaaaaatatgataatcCTGAAGAAATCAActcttttaatatatccaAAGATCACAACATAGAAGCAACAGATATATctacaaataaaaatattataaataacaatataaaagaagataataatatactaCATTTGAacaaatttaaaaatatattaacaaatcagaataattcatataaaaatttggAATATCcaaatatggaaaataagaaatataagGAATCTGaaacatatatacaaaataaagatatatatgataaattaaaaacaaaGCAAAATAACATAgaagaaacaaaaaatactaattttataaactatgaaatatataaatgttcTATAGATAATgatagaaaaaaaaataaaaaagcTCTTCTAAATGAAATGCTTCCTATGTATCATCTAAAAGGAAGATATCATAGTAATGATGATATAGAGAAAAgacaaaattattatttatctaagaaatatgaaaaaatgaGAGAAGAGAATTTTAATGAAACACCTTATGAATTATCTAATAATTCAAATTATGTAATTAATACTAATAGATATAACACAAAAAATgcaaattataatattagGGGTATGTCACtaaattcatattttacagaaaagaagaacataaatgaacatataaatgaaaacaAGATAAATCacttaaaaaatataaatagtCTATATAAAAATCTTGAATCGAATATTCAAAGACAAGTATCAAACAACATAATCTTCGGAAGTAATTACTctaaatattataaaaatataaatagtgaagaatttaaaaatacCTATAGacaaacatataattatttatataaacattataATTACAGAGAACCtcttaaaaaaagtataagCTTACAACAAAAAATACACACAAACATAAATGATAACACAAAATgtaaagaaaatgaaaaacaaaaatatatatatacacaaaaaaacaatttCTCTTTTGACTTCTTAAGACaaaatcattataatataataaataataatcatcaACAAGAAAACGAACAAGATCAATgtagaagaaaaaaacaaaatagatattatgattatatagaaaaagaaaaaaaaaaatatatataccattctgattatatacaacattttaataatattattaacacATACTCATGGTCTAAtgataatcatatatatattcatcaaaataaaaatcaaaaaaaaaaaaaaaaatcttaTATATCTACTGTTAGTACACAAGATAATGATAGTGATCAATCAAATTTTAGTAGTCTAGTAAAAGATgtttttcaaaataattcagattcatatatttcttcTAACGATATTAATCATAATTCAACcattcaaaaaaaaaaaaagaaacaaacATTCAAAACTCAATTATCAAAGAATAATCTACAACATCTATTTaatcaatataataaaaataaaaaaataaaaaaatctAACAAACATGACCAAAATAATCTAAATAGTCTAGAAACAATAAAAACTATTCAAACAAATTCAAAAGAATCATTTCTACAATTAATACAGGAAGCAAATATATTTCCCTCTATTACaattcaaaataataataataataataataataatgaaaaaaatatatatattcctaatttaaataaagaaacacaatcaaaaaatatttcttaccctgaacaaaaaaaaaagatacCAGATCtagataattatataaataataatacaaatcATTATGATGATTTCTCAGACAATTATGAGCATATACTAAACACTAGTACAAATACCGATATAAGTGATCATGTGGACTTCAATcaaagtaataaaaataattttattaataaaacGAAAAATGAACATGAGGAACATTTCAATCAGtatcaaaaaaaacaaCCAAAAaattcacatatatatggaaatatgaaaaaatataaaagtttAAACGATGCGTCGTATCAAAATAATCAAACAAAATATGAAATCATagatatacaaaaaaaacaagaattacaaaaaaatgcAAGTGCTATTAAACAGGATTCAAATAGACATAgtcataatatatataattatcaaaGTGTTGACTATCACtatataaatgaacataataataataataaatattatacgAGGAGCATATCTCATGAATCTcaatttaaagaaaataaaaatatacatataaaaaggaataGGAGAAATAATTCAATTCATATGAAATTAAATGATACTTCAAATCAacaattaataaataactCAAACAATCATAAGAATACACATAATAGTTCATctattatttcttttaat